Proteins from one Deltaproteobacteria bacterium genomic window:
- a CDS encoding Rrf2 family transcriptional regulator, with the protein MLQLTRNGEYAVRAVLYLASQPPGKPALITEISESQEVPKSYLSKIMQHLVRAGLVRSRRGINGGFTLARSAETITLKETIEAVEGPIHLNICLIRKGECHRDDFCPVHPVWQEAQRRLSEVLDGKTMADLVRDGEAIKNQLKKSRRKQK; encoded by the coding sequence GTGCTTCAACTCACCAGGAACGGCGAATACGCGGTCAGGGCCGTCCTTTACCTCGCATCCCAGCCGCCGGGCAAGCCCGCACTCATAACCGAGATTTCCGAATCGCAGGAGGTGCCGAAGAGCTATCTCTCGAAGATAATGCAGCACCTTGTGCGCGCGGGGCTCGTGAGGTCCCGCCGGGGCATTAACGGCGGCTTTACCCTCGCAAGGTCTGCTGAGACCATAACGCTCAAGGAGACCATCGAGGCTGTCGAGGGACCGATACACCTTAACATCTGTCTCATCAGGAAGGGCGAGTGCCACAGGGACGACTTCTGCCCGGTCCACCCGGTATGGCAGGAAGCGCAGAGGAGGCTTTCGGAGGTGCTGGACGGAAAGACCATGGCCGACCTCGTAAGGGACGGCGAGGCCATCAAAAACCAGCTGAAAAAATCCAGAAGAAAGCAGAAATGA
- a CDS encoding MTH1187 family thiamine-binding protein → MSVLLEFSMTPIGRGESVSKYVARSLEIIDRSGLPYRLNPMGTVIEGDWDEVFGVVKKCFERMRKDCGRVSVSIKVDYRKGKKGRISAKVESVEKRLKKELRK, encoded by the coding sequence ATGTCGGTTCTTCTTGAATTCAGCATGACTCCCATCGGCAGGGGCGAGAGCGTAAGCAAATATGTCGCACGGTCGCTTGAAATCATCGACCGGAGCGGGCTCCCGTACAGGCTCAACCCGATGGGAACTGTCATCGAGGGCGATTGGGACGAGGTCTTCGGGGTCGTGAAAAAGTGCTTTGAGCGGATGAGGAAGGATTGCGGACGAGTCTCGGTCTCCATAAAGGTCGATTACAGGAAAGGGAAGAAGGGGAGGATATCCGCGAAGGTCGAGTCTGTTGAGAAGAGGCTTAAGAAGGAGCTACGGAAATAG
- the htpX gene encoding zinc metalloprotease HtpX produces the protein MNGLKTGVLMLTLTLMLVAVGAVIGGQSGMTIALVLAFGMNFFSYWFSHKIILRMYGAKPVSEAEAPELYSIVARLSSAAGLPMPRVYIMEQPQPNAFATGRNPAHGVVAVTTGLMKILSREELEGVIAHELAHIKHRDILVGTIAASFAGAISYLAQMAQWAMIFGGRSNDRDGGSPIAAIVMMIVGPLAAMLVQMAISRSREYKADEGGATIAGNPLYLANALRKLHMASQRIPMEASPATSHMFIVSPLSGGAFFKLFSTHPPIEERVKRLESMLLG, from the coding sequence ATGAACGGGCTTAAGACCGGAGTTCTCATGCTGACGCTAACGCTCATGCTGGTCGCGGTCGGGGCGGTCATAGGCGGGCAGAGCGGCATGACCATCGCGCTCGTCCTTGCCTTCGGCATGAACTTCTTCAGTTACTGGTTCAGCCACAAGATTATACTCAGGATGTACGGCGCAAAGCCGGTTTCGGAAGCGGAGGCGCCGGAGCTCTACTCGATAGTGGCAAGGCTTTCAAGTGCTGCCGGGCTCCCGATGCCCAGGGTCTACATAATGGAACAGCCCCAGCCGAACGCCTTCGCGACCGGAAGGAACCCGGCCCACGGCGTGGTAGCCGTGACCACGGGCCTTATGAAGATCCTCTCCCGCGAGGAGCTTGAGGGGGTCATCGCGCACGAGCTCGCGCACATAAAGCACAGGGACATACTCGTCGGCACTATAGCCGCCTCCTTTGCCGGGGCCATAAGCTATCTCGCTCAGATGGCCCAGTGGGCCATGATATTCGGCGGCAGGTCCAATGACAGGGACGGCGGAAGCCCCATCGCGGCGATCGTCATGATGATAGTGGGGCCCCTCGCGGCCATGCTCGTGCAGATGGCCATATCGAGGTCCAGGGAATACAAGGCGGACGAGGGCGGGGCAACGATAGCCGGCAACCCTCTGTACCTCGCTAACGCCCTCAGGAAGCTCCACATGGCCTCGCAGAGGATACCGATGGAGGCAAGCCCCGCTACCTCGCATATGTTCATCGTGAGCCCGCTCTCGGGCGGCGCTTTCTTCAAGCTCTTCAGCACGCACCCGCCGATAGAGGAGAGGGTAAAGAGGCTCGAATCCATGCTCCTCGGTTAA
- a CDS encoding cytochrome c, which translates to MKRTISCAVFTLALAVPGAALAADAGSLFKSRCQPCHGPEAKGTAIAPNLASNQFVRDASKEEIAQTITQGRQGADRKYPQQFPTGMPPQKLSQDEVNQLADYLKGLQGQ; encoded by the coding sequence ATGAAAAGGACCATTTCCTGTGCGGTTTTCACCCTGGCGCTGGCCGTTCCAGGAGCGGCCCTGGCGGCTGACGCGGGGTCGCTTTTCAAGTCCAGGTGCCAGCCCTGCCACGGCCCGGAGGCAAAGGGCACGGCCATAGCGCCGAACCTGGCCAGTAACCAGTTCGTACGGGACGCCTCCAAGGAGGAAATTGCCCAGACCATAACCCAGGGCCGCCAGGGCGCTGACAGGAAATACCCGCAGCAGTTCCCGACCGGAATGCCCCCGCAGAAGCTTTCACAGGACGAGGTGAACCAGCTGGCCGATTATCTTAAGGGACTGCAAGGCCAATAA
- the rimO gene encoding 30S ribosomal protein S12 methylthiotransferase RimO: MQKTAEKVCLVSLGCPKNLVDSEVMLGILREAGAELTTDEALADVIVVNTCGFIGDAKEESIDAILALAERKKNGRCRRLIVAGCLTQRYKEELADSLPEVDCFIGTGEYHRIAEVIREDFRERVLVGLPTYIHDYTTPRIVSTPGRYAYVKVAEGCSNHCSYCSIPSIRGGFRSRSVESVVREAASLAEQGIREINLIAQDTTSFGKDRGAGLEGLLKNLVPIKGIEWIRLLYLYPGRISDGLISIMEAEKKVLSYIDLPLQHISPPVLKAMNRQYTRAEVEGLIEKLRSRLPALTLRTSIITGFPGETDRDFEELLDFIEAVQFDRLGVFMYSREEGTPAYNFKKQVPTKVKAGRMDALMSAQREISLRKNKELVGKTIKVLVEEGPGEMYSLKGRASSQAPDVDGAVYMKATFAAPGDIISAVVTGAEDYDLYAEAAGAISVAPS; this comes from the coding sequence ATGCAAAAGACAGCGGAAAAGGTATGCCTCGTAAGCCTCGGCTGCCCCAAGAACCTCGTTGATTCCGAGGTGATGCTAGGCATCCTCAGGGAGGCAGGGGCTGAGCTTACGACAGATGAAGCGCTAGCGGACGTGATCGTCGTTAACACTTGCGGCTTTATCGGGGACGCGAAGGAGGAGTCGATCGACGCCATCCTGGCCCTTGCCGAGCGGAAGAAGAACGGAAGGTGCAGGAGGCTCATAGTCGCGGGGTGCCTCACCCAGCGCTATAAAGAAGAGCTCGCGGATAGCCTCCCTGAGGTAGACTGCTTCATCGGGACAGGCGAATACCACAGGATTGCAGAAGTGATACGGGAGGACTTCAGGGAGAGGGTGCTCGTAGGCCTTCCTACATACATACACGATTACACGACCCCGCGGATCGTCTCGACCCCGGGCCGCTACGCATACGTAAAGGTGGCGGAGGGGTGCTCGAACCACTGCAGCTACTGCAGCATCCCTTCCATAAGGGGCGGCTTCAGAAGCAGGAGCGTCGAGTCGGTCGTGAGGGAGGCGGCCTCCCTCGCGGAACAGGGCATAAGGGAGATAAATCTCATCGCGCAGGACACTACCTCCTTCGGGAAGGACAGGGGCGCGGGTCTCGAAGGGCTGCTTAAAAATCTCGTCCCCATTAAGGGGATAGAGTGGATACGGCTCCTTTATCTCTATCCCGGTAGGATATCCGACGGGCTCATATCCATAATGGAAGCCGAGAAAAAGGTATTAAGCTACATAGACCTTCCTCTCCAGCACATAAGCCCGCCGGTCTTGAAGGCAATGAACAGGCAGTACACGAGGGCCGAGGTGGAGGGGCTTATCGAGAAGCTCCGCTCAAGGCTCCCGGCCCTGACCTTGAGGACTTCCATCATAACAGGCTTCCCCGGTGAGACGGACAGGGACTTCGAGGAGCTCCTTGATTTCATCGAGGCCGTCCAATTCGACAGGCTCGGCGTTTTCATGTACTCGAGGGAGGAAGGCACCCCTGCATACAATTTCAAAAAGCAGGTCCCGACCAAAGTAAAGGCCGGGAGAATGGACGCGCTCATGAGCGCGCAGCGGGAGATTTCACTCCGGAAGAACAAGGAGCTTGTCGGCAAGACGATAAAGGTGCTCGTTGAGGAGGGCCCGGGCGAGATGTACTCGCTTAAGGGCAGGGCCTCTTCCCAGGCGCCGGACGTGGACGGAGCTGTATACATGAAGGCAACCTTTGCCGCGCCCGGAGATATAATATCCGCAGTTGTGACCGGAGCCGAAGACTACGACCTCTACGCCGAGGCCGCGGGCGCTATTTCCGTAGCTCCTTCTTAA
- a CDS encoding FAD-dependent oxidoreductase, whose translation MKRGFKYVIVGGGLAGASAIKGIRERDKKGGVLLIGAESERPYDRPPLTKKLWFGKKKVEDIFIHEPGYYGDNGVELRLGKKAVKLDPVEKTVTDDTGAEFGYEKLLIATGGIPRKLGIPGGELGEVIYYRDLGDYTRLRERAGKGASAVVVGGGFIGSEIAASLNMNGVDVTMVFPSPYICHKVFPEGLGRAVQAEFGKRGIKVFASESPASFGGSGGKMVVRTTGEMVFQADAVIVGAGIVPATDLARGAGLKVEDGIIVNEFMMTSGPDIYAAGDVANFPYKELGKRMRVEHWDNALSQGELAGANMAGGAEPYHHMPYFFSDLFDLGYEAVGEVSSSLETFADWQEENMKGVVYYLRDGRVRGVMLCNIWEKVDEARELIKKGKHFTHSDLKGRIK comes from the coding sequence ATGAAAAGGGGTTTTAAGTACGTTATCGTCGGGGGCGGTCTTGCGGGGGCCTCGGCAATAAAGGGAATAAGGGAGCGCGATAAGAAGGGCGGGGTCCTTCTCATCGGAGCGGAGAGCGAGAGGCCCTATGACAGGCCCCCGCTCACCAAAAAGCTCTGGTTCGGCAAGAAAAAGGTCGAGGACATATTCATCCACGAGCCCGGCTATTACGGCGATAACGGGGTGGAACTCCGCCTCGGGAAAAAGGCGGTGAAGCTCGACCCCGTTGAGAAGACCGTAACCGACGATACGGGGGCCGAATTCGGATATGAGAAGCTTTTGATCGCGACAGGCGGAATCCCGAGAAAGCTCGGCATCCCCGGAGGCGAGCTCGGCGAAGTCATCTATTACAGGGACCTCGGCGACTACACCCGGTTAAGGGAGAGGGCCGGGAAGGGCGCTTCAGCGGTCGTCGTCGGGGGCGGGTTCATCGGCTCCGAGATAGCCGCCTCTCTCAACATGAACGGGGTGGACGTAACAATGGTCTTCCCCTCCCCCTATATCTGCCACAAGGTCTTTCCGGAGGGGCTTGGAAGGGCTGTCCAGGCGGAATTCGGTAAAAGGGGGATAAAGGTATTCGCGAGCGAATCGCCTGCCTCGTTCGGAGGGTCAGGCGGTAAGATGGTAGTAAGGACGACCGGCGAGATGGTCTTCCAGGCCGATGCCGTTATAGTGGGCGCGGGGATAGTCCCCGCTACCGACCTTGCAAGGGGCGCGGGGCTTAAGGTCGAGGACGGCATAATCGTGAACGAATTCATGATGACCTCCGGGCCGGACATATACGCGGCAGGGGACGTGGCCAACTTCCCGTATAAGGAGCTCGGGAAAAGGATGAGGGTGGAGCACTGGGACAACGCCCTCTCGCAGGGGGAGCTCGCGGGCGCCAATATGGCAGGGGGAGCTGAGCCGTACCATCACATGCCGTATTTCTTCTCGGACCTCTTTGATCTCGGGTACGAGGCAGTGGGCGAGGTGAGCTCGTCTCTTGAGACCTTCGCCGACTGGCAGGAAGAGAACATGAAAGGGGTCGTATACTACTTAAGGGACGGCCGCGTGAGGGGAGTAATGCTCTGCAACATCTGGGAGAAGGTTGACGAGGCGAGGGAGCTCATAAAAAAAGGGAAGCATTTTACGCACTCGGACCTTAAGGGAAGGATAAAATAG
- a CDS encoding PstS family phosphate ABC transporter substrate-binding protein: MKRMKMAVFLMSAILISTATAGNAASTIKVDGSSTVYPITEAVAEEFQKVEKGAVRVTVGISGTGGGFKKFCAGETDISDASRPIKPSEVELCKKNGIEYIELPVAYDGLAVMVNPKNDWVDYMTPAELKKIWEPAAQGKVTRWSQVRPNWPDKEIRLYGPGVDSGTFDYFTEAIVGKSQSSRGDFTASEDDNVLVQGIATDPLALGFFGVAYYEHNADKLKLVAIDDENDSNGKGPILPTYENVLESTYQPLARPIFIYVSKESAKKPEVKRFVTFYMKKGAELSKEVGYIALPAKAYELALKRFEKPMLGSVFGGKGAQVGVKIEDILKK, encoded by the coding sequence ATGAAAAGAATGAAGATGGCGGTTTTTTTGATGTCGGCGATATTGATATCCACAGCCACGGCAGGCAACGCGGCCTCGACGATCAAGGTAGACGGATCGTCGACGGTCTACCCGATAACCGAGGCGGTCGCCGAGGAGTTCCAGAAAGTAGAAAAGGGCGCGGTAAGGGTGACCGTCGGGATATCGGGCACAGGCGGGGGCTTCAAGAAGTTCTGCGCCGGCGAGACCGACATAAGCGACGCGTCGAGGCCCATAAAGCCCTCCGAGGTCGAGCTCTGCAAGAAGAACGGCATAGAGTACATAGAGCTTCCCGTTGCCTACGACGGTCTGGCCGTTATGGTCAATCCGAAGAACGATTGGGTCGACTACATGACACCGGCCGAGCTTAAGAAGATATGGGAGCCTGCGGCCCAGGGAAAGGTCACGAGATGGAGCCAGGTGCGCCCGAACTGGCCTGACAAGGAGATCCGCCTTTACGGCCCGGGCGTCGATTCGGGCACATTCGACTACTTTACCGAGGCGATAGTCGGAAAGTCGCAGTCGAGCCGCGGGGACTTCACCGCGAGCGAGGACGATAACGTACTGGTGCAGGGCATAGCGACCGACCCGCTCGCGCTCGGCTTTTTCGGGGTGGCCTACTACGAGCACAACGCAGACAAACTCAAGCTCGTGGCCATAGACGACGAGAACGACTCTAACGGCAAGGGCCCAATCCTCCCCACCTACGAGAATGTTCTTGAGAGCACATACCAGCCCCTGGCGAGGCCGATCTTCATCTACGTGAGCAAGGAATCGGCGAAGAAGCCAGAGGTCAAGCGTTTCGTGACCTTCTACATGAAAAAAGGCGCCGAGCTTTCGAAGGAAGTGGGCTATATCGCGCTGCCGGCAAAGGCGTATGAGCTCGCGCTTAAAAGGTTCGAGAAGCCGATGCTCGGTTCGGTATTCGGCGGCAAAGGCGCACAGGTCGGTGTGAAGATAGAAGACATCCTGAAAAAATAA
- the pstC gene encoding phosphate ABC transporter permease subunit PstC, translating into MNRIKEVLIERALFLSALFSVLITAGIVLVLIFETYNFFREVSILEFFTGTQWTPLFAEKHFGILPLFAGTLLTTAIAILVALPFGLVSAVYLSEYAPERLRSAVKPALEVLAAVPTVVYGYFALLFVTPLLQKVIPGLAGFNALSPGIVMGIMIIPIISSLSEDALRAVPMGLREGAFAMGSTRFQVAYRVVVPGAFSGIAASFILGISRAVGETMIVAIAAGQQPRLTLNPLVPMETVTAYIVQVSLGDTPTGTIEYSTIFAAGMTLFVATFILNVASNWLKNKFREKYE; encoded by the coding sequence CTGAACCGCATAAAAGAGGTGCTGATAGAGAGGGCGCTGTTCCTTAGCGCCCTCTTCTCCGTCCTCATAACCGCAGGCATAGTCCTGGTCCTAATATTCGAGACCTACAATTTTTTCAGGGAAGTCTCGATACTGGAGTTCTTTACCGGCACCCAATGGACGCCGCTTTTCGCCGAGAAGCACTTCGGCATACTGCCACTTTTTGCGGGCACACTCCTGACCACGGCCATAGCTATACTTGTGGCGCTGCCTTTCGGGCTTGTGAGCGCGGTATACCTGAGCGAATACGCCCCCGAGAGGCTGAGGTCCGCGGTCAAGCCGGCCCTTGAGGTGCTCGCGGCGGTGCCAACCGTGGTCTACGGCTATTTTGCGCTCCTTTTCGTGACTCCGCTCCTGCAGAAGGTGATCCCGGGCCTTGCGGGGTTTAACGCTCTTAGCCCCGGCATAGTGATGGGCATCATGATCATACCGATCATATCGTCCCTGAGCGAGGATGCCCTGCGCGCCGTGCCTATGGGGCTCCGCGAAGGCGCGTTTGCCATGGGTTCGACCAGGTTCCAGGTGGCCTACAGGGTCGTGGTGCCGGGCGCTTTTTCCGGCATCGCCGCGTCATTCATACTCGGCATCTCGAGGGCCGTCGGAGAGACCATGATCGTGGCCATAGCCGCTGGCCAGCAGCCGAGGCTCACGCTCAATCCGCTGGTGCCGATGGAGACCGTGACGGCGTATATCGTCCAGGTCAGTCTCGGGGATACGCCTACCGGCACTATAGAGTACAGCACCATTTTCGCCGCTGGCATGACCCTCTTCGTGGCCACGTTCATCCTGAACGTCGCAAGCAACTGGCTGAAGAACAAATTCAGGGAGAAATACGAATAG
- a CDS encoding 4a-hydroxytetrahydrobiopterin dehydratase encodes MKLSEENCRPIEKGESPLSGSEIQELTREVPGWAQRNSAIEREFKFKDFSEAMEFVNGVAGLAASEDHHPDISIMYNKVGLHLETHKIGGLSRNDFILAAKIDEMKAH; translated from the coding sequence ATGAAGCTTTCAGAAGAGAACTGCCGTCCTATTGAGAAGGGGGAGAGCCCCCTTTCCGGGAGCGAGATTCAGGAGCTCACAAGGGAGGTGCCGGGTTGGGCGCAGCGGAACTCGGCGATAGAGAGGGAGTTCAAATTCAAGGACTTCAGCGAAGCAATGGAATTCGTTAACGGTGTCGCGGGGCTAGCGGCCTCAGAGGACCATCATCCTGACATCTCGATCATGTACAACAAGGTCGGCCTGCATCTCGAAACCCACAAGATAGGGGGGCTTTCGAGGAACGACTTCATACTCGCGGCCAAGATAGACGAGATGAAGGCGCATTGA
- the folB gene encoding dihydroneopterin aldolase has translation MSTTGDRILIEGLSARCIIGINHDERRERQDVVIYIDLHADLKAPGISDDIADAVNYRDIKKKVLGFVESSSFHLIEALAEGIARLCLEHPSVQRVRVRVDKPSALRFARTVGVEITRGR, from the coding sequence TTGAGTACGACAGGGGACCGCATCCTGATTGAAGGGCTTTCGGCCCGCTGCATTATCGGCATAAACCATGACGAGCGGAGGGAAAGGCAGGACGTCGTGATATATATAGACCTCCATGCCGACCTGAAGGCCCCTGGCATATCGGACGATATCGCGGACGCCGTCAACTACAGGGACATCAAGAAAAAGGTCTTAGGGTTCGTCGAGTCCTCGAGTTTCCATCTTATCGAGGCGCTGGCAGAGGGCATAGCAAGGCTCTGCCTTGAGCACCCGTCCGTTCAAAGGGTAAGGGTGAGGGTGGATAAGCCCTCGGCCTTGAGGTTCGCAAGGACCGTGGGCGTTGAGATAACAAGGGGGCGTTAG
- a CDS encoding OprO/OprP family phosphate-selective porin, with the protein MKRKLILALAFATLGACMVSGSAAPAHAGFVFGDETKGVKLSQNESDMTIRLRLQPRLDFGDTIKSKDGSSYASQSDLYLRRVRLELGGSLLAKTLTYNVTLTADKWDKAGNSNEVGIQYAYLKWNADDALTLTAGKEKLPFSRVSLVSSSKQLVIERPVSTEAAKKVFGKTDAYYQPKLAASGKLVEGIFAYEVAVADGWQNGEAVQTGRTVFKAAPLYAARVELSPPGWVEKSKSDAHLGKGQHLTLGANIVNQDGIEYKENGFEEDRTLLGFDISGHLNGLTAQFEYNAWEVDSSDPAVGATKPRGWYAQAGYFIDGPNIEPVARYEVYDQDSNAADKEEKITTLGVNWYGKGHSLKVGANWVRHEFDKNASGKLTNADSKDLFQVQAQMYF; encoded by the coding sequence ATGAAGAGGAAACTCATCCTGGCACTCGCTTTCGCAACTCTCGGCGCCTGTATGGTATCAGGCTCCGCGGCCCCGGCCCACGCAGGTTTTGTGTTCGGCGACGAGACAAAGGGCGTGAAGTTATCACAGAACGAGTCCGACATGACCATTAGGCTCAGGCTCCAGCCCAGGCTCGACTTCGGCGACACCATAAAATCAAAGGACGGAAGCTCGTACGCGTCGCAGAGCGACCTGTACCTGAGAAGGGTGCGGCTTGAGCTCGGCGGAAGCCTCCTCGCGAAGACCCTGACCTACAATGTCACCCTCACCGCAGACAAGTGGGACAAGGCCGGAAACTCCAACGAGGTCGGCATACAGTACGCTTACCTCAAATGGAATGCCGATGACGCCCTCACCCTGACTGCCGGTAAGGAGAAGCTCCCGTTTTCAAGGGTATCGCTTGTTTCTTCGTCCAAGCAGCTCGTCATAGAAAGGCCGGTCTCCACAGAGGCCGCAAAGAAGGTATTCGGTAAGACCGACGCCTACTACCAGCCGAAGCTCGCGGCATCGGGAAAGCTAGTCGAGGGCATCTTCGCCTATGAGGTGGCCGTGGCCGACGGATGGCAGAATGGGGAGGCGGTACAGACCGGCAGGACGGTATTCAAGGCGGCCCCGCTCTACGCGGCAAGGGTCGAGCTCTCCCCACCAGGATGGGTCGAGAAGTCCAAGAGCGATGCCCACCTCGGCAAGGGGCAGCACCTTACCCTCGGCGCGAACATCGTCAACCAGGACGGCATAGAATACAAGGAAAACGGGTTCGAGGAGGACAGAACCCTCCTGGGCTTCGATATCTCAGGGCACCTGAACGGGCTTACCGCCCAGTTCGAGTATAACGCCTGGGAGGTCGACTCGTCCGACCCGGCGGTCGGCGCCACCAAGCCCAGGGGCTGGTACGCGCAGGCAGGCTACTTCATAGACGGCCCGAACATCGAGCCCGTGGCCAGGTACGAGGTCTACGACCAGGACTCGAACGCCGCGGACAAGGAGGAGAAGATAACGACCTTAGGCGTCAACTGGTACGGGAAGGGGCACAGCCTCAAGGTGGGGGCGAACTGGGTGCGCCACGAGTTCGACAAGAACGCGAGCGGCAAGCTTACGAACGCCGATTCCAAGGACCTCTTCCAGGTGCAGGCGCAGATGTACTTCTAA
- the folK gene encoding 2-amino-4-hydroxy-6-hydroxymethyldihydropteridine diphosphokinase codes for MPSAFVGIGSNLDPEENLRKALRLLSGEGLFALSTIYRTEPLERPEQPKFLNCVAGLRTARLPIELKAELKNIEASLGRVRTDDRYAPRPIDLDLISYEDIRIEEGGLVLPDPEIEARPFIGIPLYELAPHAMTPSGRPLEEVVRSFPGICMEPLASLTERLRNELSLL; via the coding sequence GTGCCTTCGGCCTTCGTGGGTATCGGCTCGAACCTGGACCCTGAAGAGAACCTCAGGAAGGCCTTGCGGCTCCTTTCAGGAGAGGGGCTCTTCGCCCTCTCGACCATATACCGGACCGAGCCCCTTGAGAGGCCTGAGCAGCCCAAATTCCTTAATTGCGTAGCCGGGCTCAGGACGGCAAGACTTCCGATTGAGCTCAAGGCCGAGCTCAAGAATATCGAGGCCTCGCTCGGGCGGGTGCGCACAGATGACAGGTACGCCCCGAGGCCCATCGACCTGGACCTCATCTCCTATGAGGATATAAGGATTGAAGAAGGTGGCCTTGTCCTCCCGGACCCGGAGATAGAGGCCCGCCCCTTCATCGGAATTCCCCTATATGAGCTTGCCCCGCACGCAATGACCCCCTCAGGCAGGCCGCTTGAGGAAGTCGTAAGGAGCTTTCCCGGAATCTGCATGGAGCCGCTCGCCAGTCTTACTGAGAGGCTCAGGAATGAACTTTCACTTCTTTAG
- a CDS encoding response regulator, whose translation MGKERILIIEDELDLLDLVDFNLTRKGYTTRGALDGSEGLILARSFSPELVILDLMLPGIDGWELCRRIKKERAGVRVLILTAKGLPGDMAKGLETGADDYMTKPFGLEELFTRVERLLKGGPGNGTITLPSHSLDNGRLYSF comes from the coding sequence ATGGGAAAGGAAAGGATACTGATAATCGAGGACGAGCTGGATCTTCTGGACCTCGTGGACTTTAACCTCACACGAAAGGGCTACACGACTCGCGGCGCTCTCGACGGAAGCGAAGGGTTAATCCTCGCAAGGTCGTTCTCGCCGGAGCTGGTGATACTGGATCTCATGCTTCCCGGCATCGACGGGTGGGAGCTCTGCAGGCGCATCAAAAAGGAAAGGGCCGGGGTCCGTGTGCTCATCTTGACGGCCAAGGGCCTGCCCGGAGACATGGCAAAGGGCTTGGAGACGGGCGCAGACGATTACATGACCAAGCCATTCGGCCTCGAGGAGCTTTTCACCAGGGTGGAGCGCCTGCTTAAGGGAGGGCCAGGAAACGGAACTATAACACTCCCGTCACACTCCCTTGACAATGGCCGTCTATACTCTTTTTAA
- a CDS encoding SDR family oxidoreductase, with the protein MAWELKGRNALVTGGAKRIGREIAIALAKEGANVCIHYSSSEAEAKGVKAALESIGVKSWLVQADFDKKGYEGLIERAVKETGGVDILVNNASIFPQSTLQDMTLEGLSSNIRVNAWAPFVLIRDLARLSENAKVVNLLDSRLSGYDWTHAEYILSKHLLSVITKMAAVEYAPGLVINAVSPGLILPPPGKGIEYIERLKKTVPLKKRGNPEEIAAAAIYLLKSEFLAGEVIYVDGGRHLIEYDRGPHPD; encoded by the coding sequence ATGGCCTGGGAATTGAAGGGAAGGAACGCGCTTGTTACCGGCGGGGCGAAGCGCATAGGAAGGGAAATAGCGATCGCGCTTGCGAAAGAGGGCGCAAACGTATGCATCCACTACAGCAGCTCCGAGGCCGAGGCAAAAGGGGTTAAAGCCGCCCTTGAGTCCATTGGCGTAAAGTCCTGGCTCGTACAGGCCGATTTCGACAAGAAGGGGTATGAGGGCCTCATCGAAAGGGCCGTCAAAGAGACGGGCGGAGTCGACATCCTCGTAAACAACGCGTCCATCTTTCCGCAATCGACCCTTCAGGACATGACACTCGAAGGGCTCTCATCGAACATACGCGTAAACGCCTGGGCCCCGTTTGTCCTCATACGCGACCTTGCGAGGCTTTCGGAAAATGCAAAGGTGGTGAACCTCCTTGATTCGAGACTTTCGGGCTACGACTGGACCCACGCGGAGTACATTCTGAGCAAGCACCTCCTTTCCGTGATTACGAAGATGGCTGCCGTCGAGTACGCGCCCGGGCTCGTAATAAACGCGGTGTCCCCGGGCCTCATACTTCCGCCGCCCGGAAAAGGCATTGAATATATAGAAAGGCTTAAGAAGACCGTGCCGCTCAAAAAGCGCGGAAACCCCGAGGAGATAGCGGCGGCGGCAATCTACCTGCTTAAATCCGAGTTCCTGGCCGGAGAGGTCATATACGTTGACGGAGGGAGGCACCTTATTGAGTACGACAGGGGACCGCATCCTGATTGA